One genomic segment of Hordeum vulgare subsp. vulgare chromosome 2H, MorexV3_pseudomolecules_assembly, whole genome shotgun sequence includes these proteins:
- the LOC123425366 gene encoding mitochondrial import inner membrane translocase subunit PAM16 like 2-like, whose protein sequence is MAGRLLGQLLVMGGAVVSRAVVQAYRQAIVNVQRTRAAQEAVNGIRRASKAMTEQEARQILGISEKTSWEEIMQVATRMLFRL, encoded by the exons ATG GCCGGAAGGCTCCTCGGGCAACTCCTCGTCATGGGCGGCGCCGTCGTCAGCAGGGCCGTGGTGCAGGCCTACCGCCAGGCCATCGTCA ATGTACAGAGAACCAGAGCTGCCCAGGAAGCTGTGAACGGTATTCGAAGGGCGAGCAAGGCCATGACCGAGCAAGAAGCCCGGCAAATATTGGGTATCAGTGAAAAGACGAGTTGGGAAGAGATCATGCAG GTTGCCACGCGGATGCTCTTTAGACTATga